TAAGAAAATCTTAAGTGAAGAGAACTTTAGAAAGGGAAATATTCATACCCATTATTTAAGCTTCTAAACAGAGGAGAATAGAAAGCAAAAAGTAAGACTTTAAGGAAAATCAAGAATAAAAGGAAGGAACTAAGATGGAGGAAAGAATAGAGCCGGGCATAGGGATGGTAAAAGTTTCTGATGAGGTAGTTGGAATTATTGCCGGACTTGCTACTATGGAAGTAGAAGGAATTTCTGGAATGAGTGGAGGAATTGCTGATGGCTTTGCTAAACTTTTGACTGGTTCTCAGTTAACCAAAGGAGTAAAGATTGAAGTTGGAGAAAAAGAAGTCGCGATTGATGCTTATGTCATAGTTACTTATGGAGTAAATATACCTGAAGTAGCTTGGAAAGTGCAAGAAAATGTCAAGCAAGCAGTAGAAAAGATGACTGGTTTAATGGTGGCGGAAGTAAATGTATTTATTCAAGGAGTGTGTGTTAAAAACCAAGAGGATGAAGGGGTAAATAAAGAAGTTAGTTAAAAACAAAATAAACGGTTAGCCGTCAGGAAATAGCTATGACAGATTTGCTGTAAAATAAAAAAATGGCTTTTGTAACCCGCCTAAAATTAAGGGGTATTTTGCAGTAACTCTTATATCTATTATAGATAGCTAATAGCATAGATTATCTATTATAAATAGCTAAATATAAATAGCTAAATATAAATAGCTAAATATAGATAGCTAAAAACTGATGGTTAAATACTTACAAAATAAAAGACAAGGAGGAAAGCAGTGAAGATTTTAAGTAGAGTTTTTATAAGTTTATCTATATTAATCCTTATGGCGATAGGAGTAGTCCTTATCCTTAATAATAGCAGCTTATTTTCTTTCCAATTTTTTGTCGAAGATTACTTTAAAGAAAATATGGAGCTATTTTACTTAACGATAGGTATTGTCTTCTTTGTAGTAAGTTTCTTAGCTACTTATGTTACTTTTAGCGGCCACAAGAAAGACAAGGCTATCACTCTTTACGGAAAGTTTGGAGAGATAAAGATTGCTTTATATGCCTTAGAAGATTATATTAAAAGAATTTGCCTTAAAGAACCTTTTATCAAGACAGTCTCGGTTAATGTTTTCTTAAAGAAGAAGAACATTGTGGCTAAAATTAAAGCAGTTATTTGTTCTGGTTATAATATCCCAGAGATAATTTCTAAGATTCAAATTAATGTTAAAGGATTTTTAGAGAATGATCTTAATTTTAGTGAAGAAAGCGAAATTAAAATATTTATTTCTAAAATTCTTCCCTCGGAGGATAAAAAAAATATAGCTCTTAAAGAAAAGGAAGAAAAAGAAAGTAATTATTATGAACAATAAGTTATTAGAAAGAATTAAGACCTTAATTAATAAATATCCTGAAAGGTTTATGGGAGCAGCGTTAGGATTAATAGCAGGGTTGACAATTATTATCTTTGGAGCGCTAAAGACTTTTATTATCCTCTTCTGTATCTTAGTTGGTTTTTTTATTGGTAAATTACGAGAAATGTAAGTACCTAAATGCAGAGAGAAAAAGAAGATCTTAAAGAGAAGTTCAAGCAAATTATTGATGCTAATGCCAATCGAGCTAGAGAAGGAATCAGAGTTATAGAAGAAGTAGCTCGTTTTATTTTAGAAGATAAAGATTTAACGATTAGATTAAAAGAAATTAGACACCAGATTACTAAATATATTAAGGAATTAAATCCTGATAAGCCCTTTATCTTTAGCCGAGAAAGTAGTTCTGATTTAGGAGCTAAGATTAATTTAGATAGCGAAAAGAAGCGATTTGGTTTATCTTGCTTAATAGAGGCCAATTTTAAGAGAGTGGAAGAAGCAATCAGGGTTTTAGAAGAGTTTTTAAAGGTTTATCAGGAAGAAGAGAGTAATAAATTTAAAGATTTAAGATTTGAAGTTTACCAAGTAGAAAAGGAACTGAATTTAATCATAAATGAACATTATAGATAAATACCTAACTCTTTCAGAGAGTAAAGACCAAGATAAAGAAAAAAAGATTGACTCTTTACTTAAAGAACCAAGAGCTAAGTATCTCATGGAGATACTTAGCTTAGGATTAAATGCTTATCAAGGGAAAGATTATCAAGAATCTTTAGCTTATCTGGCTTTAGCTAATAAATTATCAGGTTATGAAAGTTGTCGGTTATTAGAGACAATATATGTGGTCGGAGAGACTACCGGTGACTTTACCGAGGTCTTAAATGCAATCGTTAAATTTGCTCGCCAGGCTTTTAAGAGCCAGCGGTTTGATCTGGCTTTAGAAGCTTACAGTGTAATCTATGCTGAATTATTTAGCAGAAAGTATGATCCTCAAGGTTTGGATGAGGACCTATCCAAGGAAGCAGAAGAAGCTTATCGAGAAATAACCGGGGTTTGTAAAAAAAAGATAGCTTATTTACTTAAAAAACCAACCAAAAAGAAAGATAAGATAAATTTAGCTCATGTGGTAGGAAATTTAATTGATGACACTCATTCTCCTTCTAAGTTAGTCAAGGGCTTTATTAATTTCCATGATTATGAAAGATTTAATTTATCTGTCTTTTCTTCTGAAGTCTATGTAAAAAGAGACAACCCCTGCTTTCCTGTTTATAACACACTACCTTCTAGTTATAGGCGGGCACCGAAATTAGTTAGTTTAATGAAGGAAAAGAAGGTGAAATTCTTTGCTACCCCGGTAGATGGTTCTCAGACTGAAAGTGCTTTAATTTTAGCTCAAGAGTTAATCTCCAATGATATTGATATTGCTATATTTCACTCCAGTATGGCTTCTTCTATTGATTGTATTGTGGCTGGCCTAAAGACAGTTCCCTTACAGATAGTTTTAAGCCATGGAGGTGATGTTCGGAGTGGAGGAATAGATGCTGTTTTATATCTTAATGAGACCCCTTACGAGGTAAATAAGGATTATTGGAAAAAGAGAGGAGTAAAAGCATTTTCCTTAGAGGGTTTTTTTGATGTAGATGAAGAATTAAAAGGCACTTTACCTAAGAAAGAAGAGTTTAATATTCCAAAAGAAGCTAAGGTCTTAATTACAGCTAGTAATCATTTAGAGAAAAGGTTAAGCGAAGAGTTCTTAGAAGTAGTAGTGAAGATCTTAAAAGAAAATAAAGAAGCTTATTACTTAGTAGTAGGAAGGGGAAATCTTGATAAACAAAAAGATCTTTTACAGAGAGCCGGAGTGGTCGAGAGGGTAATATTTACTGGACCTCGGCAAGATGCTCCTTTATTAATCAAGATGGCTGATGTCTATTTAAATGAATTTCCTGCCGGAGGTGGGTTTACGACTTTAGAAGCTATGGCAGCCAAGAAACCAATTGCGGCTATGAATTATAGCCAAGAACATACTCAATGTATTGCGGCTAATTACATAGGCAAGGATTTGGCCATTAAGAGTAAAGATTATCAAGGTTACCTTGAATTGACTAATAAACTAATTAGAGATGAAGAGTATCGGCTAAGTATTGGTGAAAAAATGAGAAAGAGGTACGAGGAAAAGCATTCTCCTCTTGAAGTAGTAAGAGATTATGAAGAAGTAATCTTAAAATTATATCAAAATGCCCTATGAGGAAGAATTAAGAGATTAGACAGGAATATAAAAAAATAAATAAAGATGATTTATTGATTTATCCAATCATTGATGATAACTTTGTAGAAAGAGATCAGGTTTTAGAAGTAGCTTTTAACTTTATAAAGAGTGGCATCAAGGTCTTTCAATACCGAGCTAAGAATACTTCCTTAGAAGATATTTTATCTTTAAGTTATGATTTGACAAAACTTTCCCAAAAGCATAAAGTAAGGTTTATTGTTAATGATTATCTGGAGATAGCTTTAAAGGTAAAAGCAGATGGGGTTCATTTAGGACAAGATGATGTCGACCCCAAAAAGGCCAGGGAGATTTTAGGGCTCGATAAGATTATAGGTATCTCTACGCATACTTTAAAACAAGCCCAAGAAGCCAAAATCAATGGAGCAGATTATATTTCCTTTGGCCCCATCTTTAAAACTTCTACTAAAAAGGATGCTTTTAAAGTAAGAGGAGTTGAACTTTTAAGAAGAGTTATTTTAAGGGTAGATCTTCCCATAGTCGCGATTGGTGGAATTAATCGTGAAAATATGAAAGAAGTATTAGGGACAGAAGTAAGTGGAATAGCTTTTATTGCAGAGATCTATAAATCGCCTGAACTTTTAAATAATTTACTAAGCTTAAGGGACATAGCTTACAATACCAGAAAAAGAAAAGATTAAGATGACTCAAATAGAGAACGCTAAAAAAGGAATTATCACCGAAGAAGTAAAGCAGCTTTCCCAAATAGAGGAGCTAAGAGAAGAAGAGATAAGTAAATTAGTAGCTGAAGGCAAAATAGTTATTCCTTGTAATAAGAAGAGAAAAAAGAAGATTGAAAGGTTATCTGGAATAGGAAAAGGTTTAAGGACTAAAGTAAATGTCAATATTGGCACTTCTCCTGAGTGTCTAAGAATTGACAAGGAGGTTGAAAAGGTAAAAGTTGCTGTTAAGTATGGGGCTGATGCCATCATGGACTTAAGCATAGGGGGAGATTTAGATAAGATGAGGGAAGAAGTAATTAATAATTCTTCTCTGCCCTTAGGAACAGTTCCTATTTATCAAGCGATGATTGAAGAGATTAAAGAAAGTGGAGATGCTCGAAACTTAAAGATTAATAAGATATTGAAGGTGATTGAAAGACAAGCTAAAGACGGGGTAGACTTTATAACCATTCATGCTGGGGTAACTAAAGAGGCTTTAAAGAGATTGGAGACTCAAAAAAGAATATTAGGAGTAGTAAGCAGAGGAGGTTCTTTTTTATTAAGTTGGATCAAATATAATCAAAGAGAAAATCCTATCTATCAAGGATTTGATGAAATATTAGCCATTGCTAAAGAGTATGATCTTGTCTTAAGTTTAGGGGACGGACTGAGACCTGGATGTGTTTATGATGCTACCGATCAAGCTCAAATTCAAGAACTTATTATCTTAGGAGAGCTTACCAAAAGGACATTAGAGCAAGGTGTTTCGGTAATGATTGAAGGACCGGGGCATATGCCGATGAATCAAATAAAGGCTAATGTGATTTTAGAAAAAGAATTATGCCTATCTGTTCCTTTTTATTGTTTAGGCCCTTTGGTTACAGATATTGCCCCAGGTTATGATCATATTACGGCCGCTATCGGTGGGGCGATAGCTGCTTTTTCTGGAGCTGATTTTTTATGTTATGTGACTCCTTCTGAGCATTTAGGTTTACCAGGAATAGAAGAGGTAAAAGAAGGGATTATTGCTTTAAGAATAGCTGCTCATGCGGCTGATCTTTCTAAAGGAATAAAAAAGGCCTTAGATTGGGATATAGCTATCAGTAAGGCTCGCAAAAATTTAGATTGGAAATCTCAAATAAGTTTAGCTATAGATCCGATAAAAGCTAATAGAGATAGAGAAAGGTTATCAAGAGGAGATAGCTTAACTTGTAGTATGTGTGGGGAATTTTGTGCAATAAAGATGGCTGAAGGAAGCATAGGGACAAAATGATCTACCTAAAACCTTTTCAGAGAAAAAAATCCATAGAAAGAGCTTGTCATGATACCAAAGTCAGGAAGATGGTTGACTGCATTCCAACCATTATTTCTAAAGATACCCAAAGAGCAGTCATTAATATTTTAGAGCAGATTACGGAGAATGCAAAAGCAGGAAAAGTAACGGATAATCATGAAATAAGATTATATGCAAAGAGATTGGTGGAAGAAGTTATCTCTAATCAAAGTGCGATGGTGAATTTAGAAAAGATTAGAAATTATGATAAATATACTCTTATTCATTCTATAAATGTGTGCTTACTTTCGGTCTTAACTGGTTTTGAACTAAATTTTTCTCACCAAGAATTAGAAGAATTAGCCTTAGGTGCTATTCTTCATGATTTAGGCAAGATCTTAATCAAGGACTCTATCTTAAATAAGAGTGATGAATTAAATAGTTTGGAATTTGAGGAAATGAAAAAGCATCCTTATCATAGCTATTGCTTTCTCTCCGAAGACACTACCATAGGAGAGATTCCTAAAGTTATTGCTTATCAGCATCATGAAAGATATAATGGCTCTGGCTATCCTCGAAGCTTATCGGGAAACCAAATTAATGATTATGCGGTAGTAACAGCTTTAGCTGATGTTTATGATGCTTTAACTACTGATAGAATATATCGAAAAGGATTTCTTCCTTATGAAGCAATGAAGATTATCTTAAGCTCTAGTCCTCAAATGTTTTGTTCAAAAATTACTAAAGCTTTTGTCCAAAGTATTTCTATTTATCCTTCAGGGAGCTTAGTTAAGTTAAATACCGGCGATATTGGAATAATTATTAGGGTTAACAAGAAATCGCTCTTACGTCCAGTGGTAAGATTATTGCTCGCTCCTGGTAAAGAAAGCTATAAAGAGATAAACGATCTAGATCTTTCCAAGGAATTAGATTACTATATTACTAGCCCCATAGAAATGGAAATATGTTAGGGTAAAAAAATACAAGGGCGGCTGTATAGCTGTATATTAGGAAAAGACGGAAAGATTTACTCCCATAGAAATCTCATAGAAACCGAAATATGTTAGGGTAAAATATAAGGGGGAGATGATATGTATAGTACCGATGGATATCTATTCTTAGTCTCATCAATCATTTATTTAATTATCTTTGGTCTCTTTCTTTCTAATTCGAGACTTCTTAAAGAAAATAAGGCTTTTCTCTTTTTATGTCTTATTTCATTGGTGTATTGTTTTGGATCCTATGGATTTTTAAAGATTAAATTAGAAGATGATTTTTGGTATTGGCAGAAGATTATTCGCGTTAGTTCTTTATTATTACCAGCTACTATCTTGATGTTTATGATCAAGACTACTAAAAAGAAGAGTAAGATAAATGGTTGGCTGGTTATTTTAGGTTACTTAATCTCTTTGGCTTTAATCTTAGCAGAAAGAAAAGGGGTATATATTAAAGGCTTCATTAAAGAAAAAGATTTAATAATTCCTGAGGCAGGTAAATATTTTAGTTACATTATAGGATACTATGTTATTTATGGTAGCTATACTATCTATTTATTGATAGATTATTTTAAAGATTTAAAGCATCTAAACGAAAAAAGATATACCAGAACTCTTATTTTAGCTTTCTTGTTATTTGTCCTTGCTTGTGGCTTAAATGTTTTAAGTTTATATACCAAGAGAATTGGCTTTTTATCAGAAGTAACCATTTTTGCCACCACTTTATTTGTTTTATTTTCTATCGTTAAGCATAATCTATTGCAGGTAAACTTAATAATAAGAAAAAGTTTTATTTATGCTTTTTTGACCATCACCATAACTTTTATCTTTCTAATAAGTGTTCTTTTATTAGAAAGAGTCTTTGAATATGTTTTTGGCTTTCATTCTTTCTTGCCTACGATAATGTTTGTTTTAATTATGGCTTTAATTTTTCAACCCTTGAAGAACAAACTCCAATTATTTATTGATCAGGTCTTTTTTAAGGAAGGTGAAGACAAGCAGAAACTAATAAGAAATTTAAGTAAGAATGTTGCTACTATTTTAGATCAAAAGGCATTATTGACTTCAATAATTAATATTATCACCGCTATTATCAGCACAGAGAAAGTCTCCATTTTTTTATTAGATCAAAAGAAAAAGAAATATTTTATCTATACTCAGGAAGGTTTACAGAAAGAAGAGATAAGTTTTAGTTTTATTAATTCGCTTCTGGTTTTTTTAGAAGAAGAGAAAAAAGAAGTTTTAGTTTCCCAGCTTAAAGAAGAAGAGATGAAAAAGAGTAATGTTTATGTGAACTTAAAAGAAGATATGGATAAAATAAAGGCTGAGATTTGCATTCCTATTACCTATAGAACAAATTTATGGGGATTTTTTTCTTTAGGGAGAAAGTTATCAGAAACTACTTATAGCAATGAAGATGTTGATACTTTATGGATGTTAGCTAACGAAACTGCTATCTCCTTGGAAAATATTCGATTTCATAATAATGCCAAAGAACAATTTTTGTCGGCGATAAAATCTTTAGTTAGCCTTAATGAAACCAGAAATCCTTACCTTAAAGAGCATGGAAAAAATGTAGCTTACTATTCAGCCGAAGTAGCTAAAGAATTAGGACTATCTTTAGAAGTAATTAAATCTATTGAGGATGGAGGAAATTTGCATGACATCGGCATGTTTGGGATAAATGACGAAGTATTAAAAAAAGAAGATAAATTAACGGAAGAAGAGTTCGCTCTGATTAAGAATCATCCCAAGATAGGCAAAGATTTTTTAGTTTCTCATTTATTTCCAAAGGAGATTTATGATGCTATCTCTGGCCATCATGAAACATTATCTGGCGATGGATATCCTAATGGATTAGCAGGAAATGCAGTCTTAATGGCGGCGAGAATTGTAGCGGTAACTACGGCTTATAATGCCATGAGGTCAGATCGACCTTATCGAAAAGCCTTAAGCAAAAAAGAAGCAGTTCATGAGCTTTTAATGAGTAGCGGCAAAAGATTTGATAAAAAAATAGTCGATATCTTAGTTAAAGTATTAGATAAAGAAGATCAAAGAAAGATAGCTTAAAAATGACTATAAAAAAGATACTCAAATGCCTCGATGTCAAAGGTTGTTCAGCTGGATATTATTTAAAATGCCCAGCTTATAAAATAGAAAAAAGTTGCTGGGAAGTACCTGCTGTTCCTTGTTGCAAGCGAAATAATAAAGAAAGGTGTGTCCCTTGTCCTGTTTACCTTCGAGCTGGTCAAAAAGAAGAATAAAAGGGTCAAACTTCAAAATTTAGTCAACAAAATACCAAGATAAACTTGCCCAAAAGAGGACCAAGTCAAGAGGTTATCTAAATAAGTTAGGTGTATATAGCACAAGCTAAAGCATATTCTTGGCAATGAGAAAGAGTAATCAAGAGCTCTCCTTGGCTAGACATCTTTTTAGCTTTACCTAAAAGATTAATCTCAGGTTTACCCTGCTGGTCTTTAATAACTTCTATTTCCTTAAGGAAAATTTTACCAAAACCTATCCCAAAAGCTTTTAAAACTGCTTCTTTAGCGGCAAATCTTACTGCTAAATGTTGATAAACATTAGATTTCTTTTGGCAATAAGTTAATTCATTTGCAGTAAAGACTCTTTTTAAAAAGCGGTCTCCCCAACGTAAAGTGGCCTTCCTTATTCTTTTAACCTCAATGACATCTACTCCTAAACCTTTGATCATAGTTTAATCCAAAACTCCTAAGACTGTACCTTTGGATATCTGGTGTCCTCTTAGAAATTGAGAGGTAGGCAGAGGTCTACCTCCTTCTAATTGAACTAAGGTGACTAAGATAAAATCGAACTTAGTGGCTACTAAAAATCCCTCTTTGGTAATCTCGGTAATGGTTCCGGGAAAAAAAGAATTATCACTTAAAGAAGAAGATAATTGAGAAGGAAGTGTGGTTAATATCTTAAGTTTTTTACCCTGAAGATAAGTAAAAGCTCCTGATTTAGGGGAAAAGGCTCTAATAAAATTATGGATATCATTAGCTGGTTGAAACCAGTTTATCTTTAAACTTTCTTTTTTAAAAGATGGAGCGTAAGAAACTTGGGTTTCATCTTGAGGAAGACGAGGAGCTTTGGTATCTTGAATGAGTTGGATAGCTTTTAAGAGTAACTTAGCTCCTTTTTGAGCTAATATCTCATGTAAGATTCCAAAGTTGTCAAATAAAGAGATCGGATGTTCTTTTTGTAAAACAATATCCCCCGCATCTAATTGCTTGGTTACCCAGGCAATAGTATTTCCAGTAACTTTTTCTCCCTTTATTAAAGCCCAGTTAATTGGAGCTGCTCCTCGATACTTAGGAAGCAGTGAAGCATGAAGATTGATACTGCCTTTTTTAGGAAGTGATAAGATCTGATCAGGGATAATTTGACCATAAGCTATAATGACAATTAAATCTAAATTAAGACCATTAATAAGCTCATAAGCAGATTGACTCTTGATAGATTTAAATTGCCACACCGGGATATTTTTCTTTAAAGCTAAAATCTTAGTAGGAGGACTTTGAAGTTTATAACCCCGGCCACTTGGCTTATCTACCTGGGTAATTAGTCCTAAAATTTGGTGGTTACTCCCAAGGAGTGCCTCTAAGGAAGGCAGAGCAAAGTTAGAAGTAGCCATTATTAAAATACGCATGGATCTCTCCTAAAAAGACCTTGGTTGAGTAAATTTTTTAAGATTTTCCAAAGTATCTTTTTTTTGCTGGAATTTCCTAATACTTCTTTGGTTTTTTATTAGTTGAATTATAAACATAATTTAATTAGAGGTATCTTTTTAACAAAAATTGTAATTTTTCTTTGGTCTTCTCAGGAATTAAGTGGGAAGGAGTAATAATAGCGTCTTTTAAAGCATTCTGGCAAGAACAGTAAGAAGTGTTAGCTACTTGAGGAATAATTTCTTTGAGGATGTTTTTAGCTTTTTCTATATTTTTATTTAAATTGTTGATTACCATTTCTATAGTTACTTCCCCGCTTTCATGCCAAACATCATAATCAGTTACCATGGCCATGGTGCTATAACAAATTTCAGCTTCCCGGGCTAATTTAGCTTCAGGGATAGCAGTCATACCAATAATATCTGCACCTAAAAGCCGATAACTTCTTGATTCTGCTTTAGTAGAAAATTGAGGCCCCTCGATACATAGATACGTACCTCCATTATGAGTATCATAATTTAGCTCTTGACAAGCCTGATAGATAATCTTATTTAAAGTAGAGCAATAAGGAGAAGCCATTCCGACATGGGCTACAACACCGTTTCCAAAGAAAGAAAGGGCCCGAAAACGAGTCTGGTCAATGATTTGATCAGGTATTAAGATATCCAAAGGCCTGACTTCTTCTTTAAGGCTGCCAACTGCACTAATACTAATAATCTTTTCCACACCAAGGCTCTTTAAGGCATAAATATTAGCCTTAACATTAATTTCTGTAGGCATAATTCGATGTCCTTTACCATGGCGAGGGAGAAATGCTACTGAAGTATCATTGATGACGCCTATGGTAATTTCATCAGAAGGATGGCCAAAAGGAGTGTCTATTTTAAGAGAGGTGATATTTTCCAGACCTTCTAATTGATAAAGACCACTTCCACCCAATATTCCTACTTTAATTTCTTTGATCATGAATTACCTCCATTTACTAAGTTATCAAGAAAAATCTTATTGAGCCTTAATTAATAAAATTAATACCTTAAAATTAGCCAAAGTGCAATATTAATCTAACTTTTTTAAAGTTAATTCTTGAAGCATCTGATTGTATCTTTCTATAATTATCTTCCAGTCATATCTTTCTTCTACTAAGGAACGAGCATTCTTGCCTATTTCTTTTCTTAGGTTTTTATTCTTGATCAAAGTTACTACTTTTTGGGCAAAATCTTCTGGCTGATCGGCAATCATAATATCTTTAAGATTAGTTACTTCTATTCCTTCGCAAGCAATAGTGGTAGCAACGACGGCACATTCCATAGACATAGCTTCTAATATCTTTAAACGAGTGCCACTTCCTGAAAGCAAAGGAGCTACTAAGATAGAATTACTTAAGTAAGGTCGGCTATCTTCTACAAATCCAAGATATTCTACGTTAGAATCAATCTTAAATTGCTCTATCTTTACCTCTCCAGGGTTTCCAATAATGAAGAATTTAAAGTCGTTAATTTGATCTCTAATCATAGGATAGATAGATTTGATAAAGTATTGCAAAGCTGTTAAATTAGGAGGATGGAGAAGTCCTCCTAAAAAAGTAATCTTATTTTCTTCATTTTTCTTTGATTTTGCATAAAAAGAGGTATCGACTCCATTAGGTAAAACTAAAATACTCAAGCGAGGTAGGGATTTTTTTAAGATAAGCTGGTCGTTTTTAGACATGACAAGACATTGGTCATATTTAGGCAACCAGCAAAGCTCTTGTTTTTTAAAATTTAGCCAATTTTTAAGCTCTTTCCACTTTTCTACCAGATGGGGAGTAGTAAGAAAACGACGATAATGAGTGATGTGAGCGAGGTCGTGAGCAACGATGATAGAAGGGATAAAAATATCCTTAGGCAAGAAACAAGCGAGTTGGGAAAATTCTATTTGAAGAAGATCGAAATTACCTTTTTTTAGAATTTCTTGGATAGCAAAAGAGAGTTCTTTGGAGGTTATAGTTTCAAAGTGAAAAGGATTTAAAATTTGAAGAACATAGATCAATCTTCTTAAATTTTTACTAAAATAATTTAATTCTCCCCTGTATAGGACCGGATAAATAGTAACATTACTCCAGAGATTTTTAAGTTTTCTTAAATGATGATCCTCTTCTTGGGTGATCAAAGAGATTAAAGTAATCTGGTGGCTCTTTCGTAAGCCATCGATAATGTTAAATATTCTGGTCTTGCCTCCAGAATCTAATGGGTAGGGGAAAAAAGGAGAAACAATCAAGATTTTCATAAAAATTATTTTAGTAAGATTGGCTCATCCGGATTATGGTGCAAAGGAAAAGGATAGGGTTAAACACTCATAGAGAAGAACATCCCTGGATGATCTTAAGAACTGCTAGATCCTTTGGATATTAGAGAATAATTTTACTTCCAATCTTAACTTATGTCAACGATTTCTTTTTCTATTGTCAAGGCAAAATAGGACATTTATTTACAAAGTTGGGGAATTCATTTTTTACTTGCTTAGTAAATATGCTTATGTTATATTTAGGTATCAGTTTAAAAAGACTGGACCTCTGGCCAGGGTGAAGTTTGTTTCTTGATTTTCGAGGTAGCATTCTTGAGTACCATAGGAGCAAAGCCAATAGGAAAGATAGTTCTAAGTATTAGCCATGGCTATTTTGTTTGGAGTTAAAAATTAATTTGCTCTATGTCAATTTCAGTTAATAGATTAATTCTTAAAAAGGGGGTTTCTTGTGAAGATCTCAGTATTTGGGGCAGGATATGTAGGGTTAGTTACTGGCACCTGTCTTTCTGACTTAGGAAATGAAGTGATACTGGTCGATATTAATGAGGAAAGAATAAATAACTTAACCAAGGGCATCTTACCTATTTATGAGCCTGGGTTAGAAGAAATAGTTAAAAGAAACTACGAAAAAAATCGCCTCTCTTTCACCACTGATTCAGTTTATGCTATTCAAAATGCCGAGATTATCTTTATTGCT
Above is a window of bacterium DNA encoding:
- a CDS encoding Asp23/Gls24 family envelope stress response protein, which codes for MEERIEPGIGMVKVSDEVVGIIAGLATMEVEGISGMSGGIADGFAKLLTGSQLTKGVKIEVGEKEVAIDAYVIVTYGVNIPEVAWKVQENVKQAVEKMTGLMVAEVNVFIQGVCVKNQEDEGVNKEVS
- the amaP gene encoding alkaline shock response membrane anchor protein AmaP, encoding MKILSRVFISLSILILMAIGVVLILNNSSLFSFQFFVEDYFKENMELFYLTIGIVFFVVSFLATYVTFSGHKKDKAITLYGKFGEIKIALYALEDYIKRICLKEPFIKTVSVNVFLKKKNIVAKIKAVICSGYNIPEIISKIQINVKGFLENDLNFSEESEIKIFISKILPSEDKKNIALKEKEEKESNYYEQ
- a CDS encoding DUF2273 domain-containing protein, producing the protein MNNKLLERIKTLINKYPERFMGAALGLIAGLTIIIFGALKTFIILFCILVGFFIGKLREM
- a CDS encoding thiamine-phosphate pyrophosphorylase, which codes for MQREKEDLKEKFKQIIDANANRAREGIRVIEEVARFILEDKDLTIRLKEIRHQITKYIKELNPDKPFIFSRESSSDLGAKINLDSEKKRFGLSCLIEANFKRVEEAIRVLEEFLKVYQEEESNKFKDLRFEVYQVEKELNLIINEHYR
- a CDS encoding glycosyltransferase family 4 protein, whose translation is MNIIDKYLTLSESKDQDKEKKIDSLLKEPRAKYLMEILSLGLNAYQGKDYQESLAYLALANKLSGYESCRLLETIYVVGETTGDFTEVLNAIVKFARQAFKSQRFDLALEAYSVIYAELFSRKYDPQGLDEDLSKEAEEAYREITGVCKKKIAYLLKKPTKKKDKINLAHVVGNLIDDTHSPSKLVKGFINFHDYERFNLSVFSSEVYVKRDNPCFPVYNTLPSSYRRAPKLVSLMKEKKVKFFATPVDGSQTESALILAQELISNDIDIAIFHSSMASSIDCIVAGLKTVPLQIVLSHGGDVRSGGIDAVLYLNETPYEVNKDYWKKRGVKAFSLEGFFDVDEELKGTLPKKEEFNIPKEAKVLITASNHLEKRLSEEFLEVVVKILKENKEAYYLVVGRGNLDKQKDLLQRAGVVERVIFTGPRQDAPLLIKMADVYLNEFPAGGGFTTLEAMAAKKPIAAMNYSQEHTQCIAANYIGKDLAIKSKDYQGYLELTNKLIRDEEYRLSIGEKMRKRYEEKHSPLEVVRDYEEVILKLYQNAL
- the thiE gene encoding thiamine phosphate synthase codes for the protein MIYPIIDDNFVERDQVLEVAFNFIKSGIKVFQYRAKNTSLEDILSLSYDLTKLSQKHKVRFIVNDYLEIALKVKADGVHLGQDDVDPKKAREILGLDKIIGISTHTLKQAQEAKINGADYISFGPIFKTSTKKDAFKVRGVELLRRVILRVDLPIVAIGGINRENMKEVLGTEVSGIAFIAEIYKSPELLNNLLSLRDIAYNTRKRKD
- the thiC gene encoding phosphomethylpyrimidine synthase ThiC, whose translation is MTQIENAKKGIITEEVKQLSQIEELREEEISKLVAEGKIVIPCNKKRKKKIERLSGIGKGLRTKVNVNIGTSPECLRIDKEVEKVKVAVKYGADAIMDLSIGGDLDKMREEVINNSSLPLGTVPIYQAMIEEIKESGDARNLKINKILKVIERQAKDGVDFITIHAGVTKEALKRLETQKRILGVVSRGGSFLLSWIKYNQRENPIYQGFDEILAIAKEYDLVLSLGDGLRPGCVYDATDQAQIQELIILGELTKRTLEQGVSVMIEGPGHMPMNQIKANVILEKELCLSVPFYCLGPLVTDIAPGYDHITAAIGGAIAAFSGADFLCYVTPSEHLGLPGIEEVKEGIIALRIAAHAADLSKGIKKALDWDIAISKARKNLDWKSQISLAIDPIKANRDRERLSRGDSLTCSMCGEFCAIKMAEGSIGTK
- a CDS encoding HD-GYP domain-containing protein — translated: MIYLKPFQRKKSIERACHDTKVRKMVDCIPTIISKDTQRAVINILEQITENAKAGKVTDNHEIRLYAKRLVEEVISNQSAMVNLEKIRNYDKYTLIHSINVCLLSVLTGFELNFSHQELEELALGAILHDLGKILIKDSILNKSDELNSLEFEEMKKHPYHSYCFLSEDTTIGEIPKVIAYQHHERYNGSGYPRSLSGNQINDYAVVTALADVYDALTTDRIYRKGFLPYEAMKIILSSSPQMFCSKITKAFVQSISIYPSGSLVKLNTGDIGIIIRVNKKSLLRPVVRLLLAPGKESYKEINDLDLSKELDYYITSPIEMEIC